Genomic segment of Myxococcus stipitatus:
GGGCCGCAACTTCCAGTTCGCGCACCACCTGGTCCACTACGATTTGCCCTGGAGCCCGGCCACGGTGGAGCAGCGCATCGGCCGCCTGGACCGCATCGGGCAGAACCACCCGGTGGAGATCCACGTCTTCGACGTGGCGGGCACGCTGGCGTCGGACGTGCTGTCGCTGCTGGCGGACGCGGTGGGCGTCTTCGGCGAGACGGTGGGTGGCCTGGACGCGGTGCTGGAGGAGGTGGAGACCCGGCTCGCGGAGCTGGCGCTCCTGCCTCGCGAGGCCCGCGTGTCCTACGGCGCCGAGCTGAAGCAGAAGGTGGAGGCGGCGCGCGAGCAGGTGAAGCGCGCGTATGACCCGCTGCTCGACGTGCGCAGCTTCGACCGGCCCGCGGTGGAGCGGCTGGTGAAGCGCGCGCAGGCGCGCATGGGCATCGAGTCCGACGACGAGGACGAGGACAGCGAGGCGCCGGGCCTGGAGGACGGCCTGTGGAGCGTCGCCCGGGACCTGGACGAGCGGCTGGAGGAGACCGTCACCGAGCTGGCGCGCCGGGTGGGCATCGGCGTGGACACCGACGAGCAGGTGGAGGCGTTCCAGGTGGCCTTCCAGTTCGGCCACGCGCTGAAGGTGGACGGCCTGCCGGGGCTGGACGTCATGGAGGACCGCACGCAGCTGGGGACCTTCTGGCGCGACACGGCGGTGGAGGCGGAGGAGCTGGAGTACTTCGCCACCGGCAACCCGCTGGTGGAGGCCCTCTTCGGCTTCCTGCGCGACGGCCCCTACGGGCGCAGCGCCTTCCGCTTCATCGAGAAGCGCGGGCCGCTCAAGGCGCGAGGCGTGGAGCTGCTGTACCACGTGCAGCTGCCGGAGCCGGAGGACACCTCTCCCGGGGCTCGCGTGCCCAGCCGTCAGCTCGCGCGCTTCCTGGAGCGCACCCTCTTGCACGTGGCCGTGGTGGACGGCGGCGCGGCGGGGCCCAGGGCGGATGACTCCGTGCGCGCCTCGCTCGAGGCCGAGGGCAAGACGCTCAAGGGCGACGAGGTGTCCCGCGCGTTCCCGGGCTTCGGCGCCTTCCTGGACGACGCGGTGCCCGTGGGCCAGCGCGCCGCCGAGGCCGCGCTCGAGAAGCTCGCCACCTCCGCCCGCCAGGCCATCGAGTCCGAGCGCGACGCGGCCATGGAGCGCCTGCGCCTGTCCCTGGACCACCAGGGCCTGTCGGACGATGCCCTCGCCGCCCAGCTGGGCGCGGAGCATGTTCACTATGAGCGCCTCCTTCAGGCCCTGGGTGGGGCAAAGGTGACTCTCGACTCCGCTTGTGGCTTTGTCATCAACCGCTGAAGGGAGTGGCGACGGTGCGCCAGGTCATGACGTGAAGTGTCATTCCCTCGGAGAACAGACCGCTCCACTGTGTCGTGGGCAGTGGGGCTGTGTGCTGTCTTTGCGCACCAGTCCAGTTGACCGATTCCTTAATCAACAAGAATTAGTGAATTGAGTCATGTATGGTCCCTTCCGCCACGATTCCCACATCCAGGCAAAGCGGACAGGCAGCGGTGGAAGCGGCGTTGACGCTCCCGCTGGTGGTGTTCCTGGTGTTGGGGACGCTGCAGCTCTTCATGATGCTGCAGGCGCGCATCCTGGCGCAGGTGGCGGCCTACCGGGCGGTGCGGGCGGGCAGCCTCAACCACGGTGACTGCCTGCCGATGATGCACGCGGCGATGGTGACGATGCTGCCATCGGTGGTGCGCACGGACAGCTCCGCGGCGCTGGCGGATGCGTTCCGGCTGCGGCGGGACAACCAGTACCGGGTGATGAGCTCCTACGGGAACGTCTTCATGGGGCCGCTGGTGGAAATCGTCCGCGACTCGCCGGACCCCGCGTGGGTGAGGGGCCTCGCGGGGGACGAGGACCTGCTCTTCGACCAGCCCTCGAACCAGGACGCGGTGCTGGACTCGCGCACCCTCGAGATACGCATGGTGGCCTGGTACTACATGCGCATCCCCTTCGCGAACTGGGTGATGAGCCGGATGTTCCTGGCCCACTTCGGTCTGCGCTCGTACACGGCCACCAATCCGCTGATGCCGGCGCAGAAGCGCTCGGACTGGTGGAACGACGAGCCGGTGCCGCTGGGGCCGGATGACTGGCCGGGCGGGCCGTTGGATGACCGCATGGTGGCGTGGAGCGCGGCGGGGCACTTCGTCTTCCCCATCCAGGTCCACGCGGCGATGCGGATGATGACGCCGGTGATGGCCGAGAACTTCCTGCGAGGCGCCGAATGTCCCGTCACCGGCTTCTGAGGCCCTCGCGAGGGCAGGCCCTGGTCATCTTCGCGCTGACGCTGCTGCTGTTGGCGTTGATGGTGCTGATGACGCTGGGCTTCGGCATGCGCGCGAAGGAGCGCGTGGAAATCCAGATGGCCGCGGACGCGGCGGCCTACAGCCAGGCCGTGGCGACGGCGCGGACCTTCAACGCGATTTCGGTGATGAACCGCGCGCAGGTGGCCCACATGGTGGCCATGGCCGGCACGCAGGCGCTCATCAGCCGCAGCAGCCAGGTGTACGCGGCCCACATGGTCTGCACGCCCTCCTTCACCCCCGCGCAGTGGGGCCTGAGCGATGGCGCGGCCGCCACGCAGGTGAAGGAGCTGCAAGGGCGCGCGGGCAGCCTCTATCGGGCGGGGTTGAACCTCTACGCGCACCTGCTGCGCGAGCACGTCGTGGACCAGCGGCTGGCGTACCGCATCGCCCGAGGCGCAAACCCAGAGCTGCAGGCGACGCCCGAGGGCGCGGCGAAGAGCTTCATGGAGCTCAACGGCGAGAACGACGTGCCCAACCACGGCGACTTGATGAACGCCGTGCGGCGCGGCGGCGTGGCGTGTGGCGCGGGCGCGGTGTGCGCGGTGGGAGGCAGCACGTCCGCGCACCTCAACGCGACGATGGGGAGCCTGGGGTGGACATGGGTCCACAACCGGGCCACGGGCAGCGCGGGGTTCGGCACGGGCGGCGCGGCCCGGTCCACGGCCTTCCGTCGCTACGGCGCGGCCGCGGAGATGGACCCTTCGACGTACAACACGGTGTCCGGCCGCAACGCCACGGGGCATGACCACGCCACGGTGGTGGTGCCCACGCGGTGCGTGAGCAACTCTCCGCCCATCCCGGTGCCGGTGACGGATGCGTGGGTGATGTCCGACGAGCAGCAGACGCCGGAGGACCAGCACGTGTACGGCGTGCGCCTGCCGCCCGGCCAGGCGCCCGAGGATGGCGAGCCGCTCTACGAGCGCCACACGCTGGGCGCGTGTGTGTCGTGCCCCGGCATCTGGCCGTTCGCCATGGGCTACAACGTGGATGAGTTGCAGCGGGGGCGGGCCAACCACTACGGGCAGCCGAAGCTGTATTCCATCCTGCATCGCGATTACGGCAGTGACGCGCGCCGCAAGAGCCCGGACCCGTGGAACCTCTTCTTCCGCTTCCCGTTCTCGGCGGAGAACACGACGGAGTTCGACCTCTCGATTCCGCTGGGCCGCTCGCGTCCCACGGGGCGCGAGGGGATTCAGCGCAACCAGGTGGCGCTGTCGGCGGGCATCATCTACTACCACCGGCCTCGCGCGGCGGGGCAGGGCGGTGGGTGGAGAGAGCCGCCCAACTTCTTGAATCCCTTCTGGCGCGCGACGCTGGTGAGTCCGGAGGGCTCCATCGACGACAAGCCCGCGGCGAGCCTGGAGGCGGCGGGCTTCACGGAGCACGGCCAGGTGCTGCGCGCGCTGGAGCAGGTGGGCTATCGCGGCGGAAGCCGGCGGGGAGCGGGGTACTGACATGCGCTCGAGGACCGCACGAGGCCAGTCGCTGGTGGAGACCGCGCTGGGGTTGATGGTGTTCATCACCATCCTCCTGTTCGGCATCTACTTCGCGGAGGTGGGCGCGCTGACGCTGAAGGTGCAGGAGGCCGCGAACTTCGCGCTCTGGGATGCGACGGGCCGCGTGGTGCACGACCCCGAGGTGCAGGAGTGGCAGCGGGCGTCGGCGGTGACGGGCGCGCTGGCGGAGGCGAACGGGCGCTACGTGGACTTCGACGGGCGCGGCCAGGTGAACGGGCGGGGTGGGGTGGAGATTCAGCAGGCGATTGCGCGGGCGCGGCCCATCCGGGTGGAGTGTGAGCCGGAGCTCCCCAACGGGGTGCCCACGCTGGGGCCGGAGCATGCGGGAGGGCCGCTCGCGGCGATGTCGGTCCAGTCGCCGGGGATGCGGTGCACGGCGTCCACGCAGCTGCGCGCCGAGCGCATCGGGCGCTTCATGGAGCCGGACACCTTCCGGACCTCGCATCGCCTGGCGGGTGCGGCCTTTCGCGTGTGCGCGGCGGGCCGTGCGACCAACGGCGTGTGTGAGGGGCGCTTCGGCCTGTTCCTCGATGACTGGGGCTTGTCGACGGTGGCGGAGGGGCGGGCCTGTGCGCTGAGCAGGAACAGCGGGACGGTCTGCGCCAATGCCGACTACTACCGCTGGGCGGAGCGGGTGTACCGGACGAACGGGGGAGGAGGCGGCGCGGGCTCGGCGCTGGCGGCGCTGGTGGGCGCGGAGTCGGTCAACGAGGACCAGTTCTTCATGAGCTTCCGAGGCGAGGAGGACCGCTACCAGGAGAACATCGGCGCGACGCACGCGGGTGGGCAGTCGGTCTGGGAGACGACGCCGTTTCGCGCGTCGAACTTGTCGCGCACGTATGACGTGCCCCGGGAGAACCGGTGGCTCGGTGGTGTGAGGGTGCGATGAAGCGCGGGAGTGCCGCGTGGGTGCTGGGCTGTGGGGTGCTGCTGGCCGCGCCCGGCTCCGCGCTCGCGCGCGGGCAGTCCGCGGGCTCCGGCGAAGACGCTGGTTCGAGTGCCTTGGTGAAGCCGACTCCCTCGTCCACGTCCGCTGTTGTGCGCGGCTCGAAGCCTCCCTCCGTGCCCAAGTCGAAGGCAGGCGTCCCGAACAAGCCCCCGGCGCAGACGGATGCGCAGAGCGCACCGCGCTTCGTGTGGCCCTCGCTGCGAGTCCTCGAGCAGGTGGACGCGAGCGAGGTGGTGGAGGCCGGCGGCGTCCCCGTGGTCCTCCGCGCGGTGGTGGTGAAGGACAGCGTGCAGGACCTGGTGCAGCGCTTCGCGGATGCCTTCCGCGCCGGAGGGCTGCACGTCCCGCCCGGCAATGAGCAGCCCCAGCTCGCCAGCGGCGCGGCCATGCTCACCGCCGTCGACATGTACCGAGGGCTGACCTTCACCGTCATCCTCCAGCCGCAGGAAGGCGGCGTCACCCTCGTCTACCTGGGCGAGGCCAATCACACACTCCGCCGGGAGCCGAGCGCCGAGGGCGACGTCGCGACGCTTCCTCCCGGTGCGCACCAGGTCCTGCGGGTGAATGACGAGGGCTCGCGGACGATGTCCTTCCTCGTCCCCATGTCCGCGAGCGAAGTGGACACGTTCTATGCCCAGGTCCTCGGCCGCGATGGCTGGCGCCGCGCCGACGGCGACGCCTCCAGCTACACGCGGGCGAACGAGGAGCTGCGCGTCGTGCACGAGCTCGCGGAGGGCGGCCTGCGCTCGGTGGTCCTCATCCTCCGAGGCCGTGCTCGCGCCGCGCAGGGCTCCCCGGTGCCTTGAGCCAAGGGGGCCCGGCGTCAGCGCGGGCTCGCGTGGGCATGCAGCGCCACCGCGTTGCCCTCGGTGTCCTGGAACACGGCGAACGAGCCCATGGGCCCCACCGACGTCTTCTCCACCAGCACCTTGCCGCCCGCCTTCGCGACGCGCCCCAGGGCTCCATCCAGGTCTGTCCCCGCGTCCAGGAACACCCGGCTGCCCTCCAGCGAAGGCTTCGCGTGCGGCGCCTGCACCAGCGCACCCGTCACGTCTCCCTCCTGCTTCCGGGTGAAGACGGCGATGCGCGTGCCGTGGAAGTCCTCCACCTTGAGGGTGGTGCTCAGCACACTCTCGTAGAAGCGCGTGGCGCGCGCCAAATCCACGACGGGAATCTCGAACCAGTTCACTCGGTGGGCCATGACGTGTCTCCTGTTCGGCGCTCATCGCCGAGGGACACCATCCTGGCCCTTCCACCTGTCAGCCTTGTGTCAGGTTTGTCTTTCGCGGCTCACGCGCGCAGCTTCTCGCGCAGCGCCTTGGCGCGGCCCTGCATGTCCGGGTCCATGCTGGTCAGCTCCACCGACTTCAGGCGCTGGTCCAGGCTCTGGGGCTTCTTCTGCAGCTTGCCCTCGTCGGCCAGCACCTCCAGCCGGGCCAGCGCCTTGTCGACGATGCGCTCGCGCGGATGGTCGAGCAGGCTGTCGAGGAAGTAGGCGTCCTCGGGCAGCTCCGGGTACTTCTCCAGGTAGTCCACCACGGCCTTCACCCAGTCGGCGCGGGACTCGGACTCCGTCACCTTCTGCATGGCCTGCTTCTGGGCCTTGCGCTTGCCCTCGGGGTCGAACGTCTTCGCGAGGCCCTCCGGGAGCTCGCCGCCGGTGAAGAGTGCGTCCGCCGCGGCCTTGTACTTCTGGTAGCTCGCGCTGCGCTCAATCTTCTGCTGCGCGGGGTCATCCTGCCGCGAGTGGTACTTGCTGCCCTTGGCGCGCCCCGCGTCGATTTCGCGCCACGACTTGTTGCGCTTCCCGGAGAAGCCGCCGCCGTTGTCGTCCTTGTCCTTCGCCATCCTTCATCTCCCCTTGCGTGCGCTCCAGAGCGCAGCGAGTCCGCGTTGGACGAGGGCGCGCACCGCCTCCAGCTCCTGTCCTTCCAGGGGCTGCTCCTCGTCCTGCTCCGCCTCGAAGAGCACCTCGTCCACGTACGTTCGCAGGGACTCGGGCATGGGTGGAGCCGTCGTGTCCGCCACCAGCGCCGCCGAGCGCACCGAAGCGACTCCCGGCGGCCAACCCAGCTCCAGCATGGCGTACAGCTCGAAGAGCAGGTGGCGGGCGACTCCATATCCTTCGTCCGTGAGCCCCGCGCCGTCAAGCTCGCCCAGCAAGGTGTCCTGCCGGTTCTCGAAGGAGTGTGACAGCCGCGTGCGCGCCTTCTCGTCGTCCTCCAGGTAACGCCAGGCGGCCTCGACGAATTCGCGGGTGGGCTCGCCCGGGTGGAAGGCCTGGGGCGGCACGGGCTTCACCTTCTTGGGCCGGGGCGGCCGGGGCCCGTCGTCCAGGCGCACCGTCTGCCCCGCCTCCACGCAATCCCAGAGGCCGAGCAGGTTCTGGTACAGCCGCCGGGCGATGTCCGGCGAGGGAAAGCGCGGCTCGCCCTCGAACAGCGAGGGGATGACGTCGGTGTGCGGGCGGCCCTGGGCATGGGCCTCCTGCATGCGGGCGAGCACCTGGGCGCTGTCCAGCGTGCTGCCGGACAGCTCCAGCAATCCATCGAGTGTCGGCGCGCCCTCGAACTGGCGCTGGAAGTCGTCGCGGTCTCGGTTCTTGGAGCGGCTCATGGCGGCGGGACGCTTACCCCGGCGGGCAGCCGAGCGCACGCGGCATCAGTGCTCCCGGGGCCACTCGCCCATGAGCGCGTCCTGTTCCTCCTTGGGGTTGGACGTCCATTCGAAGTCCTCGGGGACATGGCCGCCGCCGTGCTGGCGCTCACCGTCCCAGCTCACCTGTCCCAGGAGAAAGCGCTCATCGGGCTCTTCCGTCACTTCGCCGCGGTTGGCGGGGACGGTGAAGGGGGTGTCCAGGGGTTCGTCGGGGATGATGATGGCCATGGCTCCACCTCCGCGAGAGGCGCGTCCCAATGCACGGCACCGGATGTCCGTTGGCGCACGGGCCCGCGAGGGCCTCTCGTTCAACGTGAAACCTGGGCAGGCGACATCCGACGCGGGAGCGGTGGGAAGCGGGCGGACGGGGGCACGGCCGTCTTCCGTTTCCCCGTCTTCGCACCTAGTCTCGGACGCCTGATGTCTGAGTCCTCGCCAGAGACGTTGAAGACCGCGGTGCAGGCACTCTCCCGAGTGCATGCGGTGGAGGGCCCACCGGGTGAGAACGGACTGCGCACCGTCTGGCACATGGGGACGGACGGCGCGGAGCTGATGTCCCAGGTGGACGCCGAAGGCCGGGTGCGGCGGCAGGAGCTGACGCTGCTGGAGGACCACTACATGTGGGCCAGCGGCGAGGGCGTGCGCACCGGCCGCGTGGAGTCCGACGGCGAGCGCGCCCGTCCCGCGGCCTCCGTGGTGAAGGAGGACCCGCAGCTGGTCCCGCACCGGCTGGTGCGGGCGGCGCAGGCCCTGGGCACGTACACCGGACAGGACCGCTACATCCTCCACATGCAGCGCGTGCTGGCGCTGGCCCGCGAGGGCCTGGAGATGGCGGGCGCGGGAGTCATCGCGCGCGACACGCACCGTCCCCCGTCCGAGCCCACGCTGCCCTCGCTCGAGACGACGGCGCCCACGACGCCTTCGGTGGCGACCGTCGAGGCGCCCCCGCCGCGGTACCAGTACGGCAAGCCTCACCCGGAAGAGGTGGCGCCTCCGGTGTCGCGCGGCTCCGAGGGACTGGTGATGCTCGCCGTGTTCGGCGTGGGCGTGGTGGTGGGCCTCCTCCTGCTCATCTGGCTGCTCTGAGCGGGAGCGACGTCCAGGCCCAGCAGCCGCAGCATGTCCAGGGTGGTGGGCACCGCCTCCTGGTCTCTGGGCAGGGCCAGGTTCGTGTTGCCGGCGATGGACTGCACGGGGTGCAGGTCCATGATGAGCAGCGCCACCACGGCGGCCGCGGGCACCAGCTTGGGCATCCAGCGCGGCGCGGGGCGTGACACGTCCCAGCGCAGGCCCCGGACCAGCAGCATGAGGCCCAGCACCACCAGCACGGAGGTGCACAGCCAGCGCACGTCACGCAGCGACGCCGCCGCCTCCATGCCGGAGACGACCCACTCCTGACGCTTCGCCACGGGCACCTGGCCCAGGCGGGTGAGCATCAGCAGGAAGTGCCGAGCCTCCAGTGCACCCACGGCCGCCACGGAGGCCAGTGCCGCCGTCACTCCGCTGGCCAGCAACAACCCCTGCGCCCGCCGAGGCCCGAAGATGGCGTCCTCACACGAGCGCCCGAAGCGCGCCAGGAGCAATCCCAAGGACAGCCCCAACAGCAGCGCCGCGCTCGTCCACGCGCCCAGGAGCCGCGGCGCCATGGCCTCGCCCGTGCGCGCGGCGACATCCAACGCCGTGTCCTGCGTGGACAGCCGCGTGAGCCCCGCCATCGCACGGTCCACCAGCACCTCCGTGCCCAAAAGCCCCACCATCCACGGCAGCGTGGCCATGCCCAGCATCACCGCCAGCGGTACGCGACGGCCCATGCCCGTGCCCGCGAGCGCCAATGCCAGGAGCGGCAGCTCCACCAGCAACGCAATCGCCACCACCGCGGCGAACGGACCCGCCGCGTCCACCGTTCCCGCAAGCGCCTCCGGACCGTGCATCAGGGGTGCGAGTGTGAAGCACCACAAGAACACGGTGATGGGCACGGTGGAGGCCACCGACAGCCCTGGAGCGAAACGGAGTCGCAGAGGAACAAGCATTCCACGACAGGCTAGTCTCTCCGGGTAATTCTTGGAATTCAGACTGGGGGACGACCGACCAGCCAGTACACGACGCTGGAGAGCGTGCCAACGATGGGCGAGACGAGCACACCCAGGAGGTAGAGCTTGGGACACCCTCCCTCCTCACAGCCGATGCGGCTGTAGGCGAGTGCTCCACCCAACAGCAGCGGGACGTGCATTCCCACGAGGAACACGCCCACGCCGCGCAGGACGAGCCCTCGGTACCAGGTGCGTGTCCACAACCGGAAGACGACCGGGAGCAGGAGGAGCGTTCCGGTGGCCGCCGCGGCGAGCGCCAGTTGCCGGGCGGACACGGCGACGCACGCGAGGCCCGCGAGCGCGAGCGCGGGCACCAGCAACAACGCGGTGGAGGACAGGGGCTCCCGAAGACGCATGATGCGGGAAGGGACGCTCGCAGAGCCGCCCCGTCGAGGCAAGCGCGGGCCCGGACGGGGTTGTTCTGGAGACGTTTCGCGCGACTACGCCGCGACCGAACCTTCTCCCAGCAGACGTGTGTAGCGTCCGCGCAACGCGAGCAGCTCCGCGTGCGTGCCCGCCTCCACCACGCGGCCTTCCTCCACCACGGCAATCACGTCCGCGTCGCGCACGGTGGACAGCCGGTGGGCAATCACCAGCACCGTGCGGCCGCGCATGAGGCTCTCCAGCCCCGCGCCCACCGCCGCCTCGCTGGCCGCGTCCAGCGCGCTGGTGGGCTCATCCAGGAGCAGCACGGACGGCTTGCACAGGAACGCCCGCGCCAGCGCCAGCCGCTGACGCTGCCCACCCGACAGCCGGCTGCCGCGCTCGCCCACGGACTCGTCCAGCCCCTGGGGCAGCGAGCGCACGAAGTCCTCCGCGTGCGCCAGCGAGAGCGCCTCCCACAGCTCCGCGTCCGTGGCCTCCGGACGGCCCAGCCGCAGGTTGTGGCGCACCGTCCCGGAGAACAGCACGGGCTCTTGCGGCACCCACGCCACCTGGGCGCGCACGCTCGACGGCTTGAGCGACGACAGCGGCTCGCCGTCCCACAGCACGCGTCCACCCGACGCCGGCAGGAAGCCCAGCAGCACGGAGAACAGCGTCGTCTTTCCCGCACCCGAAGGCCCCACCACCGCCACGCGCTTGCCCGCGGGAACGACCAGGTCCACGCCGCGCAGCGCCTCGCGCCCGTCCTGATACGTGGCCTTGAGGCCCTCCAGCACCAGCGCTTGCGACAGCGGCCGCGCCGCGTCTCCGGTGTCGGGAGGAGCGGGCTCGTCCGCGATGGCGAACAACCGCTCCGCCGCCGCGAGCCCCGTGAGCACCTGCGACAGCGTGCCGCTCAGCGACTTCACCGGCTGGTAGAGCAGCATCGCCGCGGCCAGGAAGGACAACAGGCGCCCGGCGAGCTCGGGGTCCGCGGACACCGCCCGCGCGCCCCAGGCCACCGCCATCGCCACGCCCGCGATGCCCAGCAGCTCCACCGTGGGGCTCACCGCGCCGCGCAGGAACAGCGAGCGGCGCATCTCGCCCAGGTACTTGTCCGCCTCCGCGTCGAAGCTCTCGAGCGCCCGGGGCTGTCCGCCAAAGGCCTGCACCACGGGCAGGTTCTGCAGCTGCTCGGCCGTCAGCGACGTCAGCGCGCCCAGGCTCTGCAGCGAGCGCGCGGCCACCTTCTTCAGTGAGCGGGCGAAGCGGTTGATGGGCAGGACGGTGACGGGCACCACGATGAACGTGAAGAGGAAAAGCTTCGCGTCGATGAGGAAGCACGTCGTCAGCAGGGCCAGCGCCTGCAGCCCGTCCTTCACGTACGAGGACAGCGCCTGCGTGATGGAGAACTCCACCAGCGGCACGTCCGACGTGAAGCGCGCGAGCAGCTCTCCGGAGTGACGCTTCTCGAAGAACGCGGGCGGCTGGCCCAGCAGCCGTCCGTACAGGAAGCCGCGCAGGTCCGCCATGACGCGCTGGCCCAGCCGCTGCATGAGTCCGCCCTGGAGGAACTGGGCCAGGGCCTTCGTCAGCGCGAGCGCGACGACCACCAGCGGCAGCTTGCGCAGCAGCTCGTCGCCCGGCAGCGACAC
This window contains:
- a CDS encoding TadE family protein — translated: MVPSATIPTSRQSGQAAVEAALTLPLVVFLVLGTLQLFMMLQARILAQVAAYRAVRAGSLNHGDCLPMMHAAMVTMLPSVVRTDSSAALADAFRLRRDNQYRVMSSYGNVFMGPLVEIVRDSPDPAWVRGLAGDEDLLFDQPSNQDAVLDSRTLEIRMVAWYYMRIPFANWVMSRMFLAHFGLRSYTATNPLMPAQKRSDWWNDEPVPLGPDDWPGGPLDDRMVAWSAAGHFVFPIQVHAAMRMMTPVMAENFLRGAECPVTGF
- a CDS encoding pilus assembly protein — translated: MSRHRLLRPSRGQALVIFALTLLLLALMVLMTLGFGMRAKERVEIQMAADAAAYSQAVATARTFNAISVMNRAQVAHMVAMAGTQALISRSSQVYAAHMVCTPSFTPAQWGLSDGAAATQVKELQGRAGSLYRAGLNLYAHLLREHVVDQRLAYRIARGANPELQATPEGAAKSFMELNGENDVPNHGDLMNAVRRGGVACGAGAVCAVGGSTSAHLNATMGSLGWTWVHNRATGSAGFGTGGAARSTAFRRYGAAAEMDPSTYNTVSGRNATGHDHATVVVPTRCVSNSPPIPVPVTDAWVMSDEQQTPEDQHVYGVRLPPGQAPEDGEPLYERHTLGACVSCPGIWPFAMGYNVDELQRGRANHYGQPKLYSILHRDYGSDARRKSPDPWNLFFRFPFSAENTTEFDLSIPLGRSRPTGREGIQRNQVALSAGIIYYHRPRAAGQGGGWREPPNFLNPFWRATLVSPEGSIDDKPAASLEAAGFTEHGQVLRALEQVGYRGGSRRGAGY
- a CDS encoding VOC family protein, with translation MAHRVNWFEIPVVDLARATRFYESVLSTTLKVEDFHGTRIAVFTRKQEGDVTGALVQAPHAKPSLEGSRVFLDAGTDLDGALGRVAKAGGKVLVEKTSVGPMGSFAVFQDTEGNAVALHAHASPR
- a CDS encoding ABC transporter ATP-binding protein; the encoded protein is MAPRPRPSAHVYRRLLGYLRPYRPLMAAGVGASLVAAAATSAYAWVVGPLLRAVLTNQPVTVAGVSLPGDELLRKLPLVVVALALTKALAQFLQGGLMQRLGQRVMADLRGFLYGRLLGQPPAFFEKRHSGELLARFTSDVPLVEFSITQALSSYVKDGLQALALLTTCFLIDAKLFLFTFIVVPVTVLPINRFARSLKKVAARSLQSLGALTSLTAEQLQNLPVVQAFGGQPRALESFDAEADKYLGEMRRSLFLRGAVSPTVELLGIAGVAMAVAWGARAVSADPELAGRLLSFLAAAMLLYQPVKSLSGTLSQVLTGLAAAERLFAIADEPAPPDTGDAARPLSQALVLEGLKATYQDGREALRGVDLVVPAGKRVAVVGPSGAGKTTLFSVLLGFLPASGGRVLWDGEPLSSLKPSSVRAQVAWVPQEPVLFSGTVRHNLRLGRPEATDAELWEALSLAHAEDFVRSLPQGLDESVGERGSRLSGGQRQRLALARAFLCKPSVLLLDEPTSALDAASEAAVGAGLESLMRGRTVLVIAHRLSTVRDADVIAVVEEGRVVEAGTHAELLALRGRYTRLLGEGSVAA